A section of the Phacochoerus africanus isolate WHEZ1 chromosome 4, ROS_Pafr_v1, whole genome shotgun sequence genome encodes:
- the B3GAT3 gene encoding galactosylgalactosylxylosylprotein 3-beta-glucuronosyltransferase 3 isoform X2, which produces MLNILWFSAPYPCFLGPGQPCDCLPPLRAAAEQLRQKDLRISQLQADLRRPPPAPAQPPEPEALPTIYVVTPTYARLVQKAELVRLSQTLSLVPRLHWLLVEDAEGPTPLVSGLLAASGLLFTHLAVLTPKAQRLREGEPGWVRPRGVEQRNRALDWLRSGGGAVGGEKDPPPPGTRGVVYFADDDNTYSRELFEEMRWTRGVSVWPVGLVGGLRFEGPRVQDGRVVGFHTAWEPNRPFPVDMAGFAVALPLLLAKPSARFDAAAPRGHLESSLLSHLVDPKDLEPRAANCTRVLVWHTRTEKPKMKQEEQLQRQGRGSDPAVEV; this is translated from the exons ATGCTGAACATACTGTGGTTCTCTGCCCCCTATCCCTGCTTCCTGGGACCAGGCCAGCCATGTGACTGCCTCCCTCCCCTGCGGGCAGCAGCAGAGCAGCTCCGACAGAAGGATCTGAGGATTTCCCAGCTGCAAGCCGATCTCCGtcgcccaccccctgcccctgcccagccccctgaACCTGAGGCTCTGCCTACTATCTATGTTGTTACCCCCACCTATGCCAG GCTGGTGCAGAAGGCAGAGCTGGTGCGGCTGTCCCAGACCCTGAGCCTGGTGCCCCGGCTGCACTGGCTGCTGGTGGAGGATGCTGAGGGCCCCACCCCATTGGTCTCAGGGCTGCTGGCTGCCTCTGGCCTCCTCTTCACACATCTGGCGGTCCTCACCCCCAAGGCCCAGCGGCTCCGGGAGGGCGAGCCAGGCTGGGTTCGCCCCCGAGGTGTAGAGCAACGGAACAGAGCCCTGGACTGGCTCCGCAGTGGAGGGGGTGCTGTCGGGGGAGAGAAagacccacccccaccagggACCCGGGGAGTCGTGTATTTTGCTGACGATGACAACACCTACAGCCGGGAGCTCTTTGAGGAG ATGCGCTGGACCCGTGGAGTCTCGGTGTGGCCCGTCGGGCTGGTGGGCGGCCTGCGATTCGAGGGCCCTCGGGTACAGGATGGCCGGGTTGTGGGCTTCCACACGGCGTGGGAGCCCAACAGGCCCTTCCCGGTGGATATGGCGGGATTTGCTGTCGCTCTGCCCTTGCTGTTGGCTAAGCCCAGTGCCCGGTTTGATGCTGCTGCTCCTCGAGGCCACCTGGAGAGCAGCCTCCTCAGCCACCTCGTAGATCCCAAGGACCTGGAGCCCCGCGCTGCCAACTGCACTCGG GTTCTGGTGTGGCACACAAGGACGGAGAAGCCCAAGATGAAGCAGGAGGAGCAGCTACAGCGGCAGGGCCGAGGCTCAGACCCAGCTGTTGAGGTGTAA
- the B3GAT3 gene encoding galactosylgalactosylxylosylprotein 3-beta-glucuronosyltransferase 3 isoform X1, whose translation MKLKLKNVFLAYFLVSIAGLLYALVQLGQPCDCLPPLRAAAEQLRQKDLRISQLQADLRRPPPAPAQPPEPEALPTIYVVTPTYARLVQKAELVRLSQTLSLVPRLHWLLVEDAEGPTPLVSGLLAASGLLFTHLAVLTPKAQRLREGEPGWVRPRGVEQRNRALDWLRSGGGAVGGEKDPPPPGTRGVVYFADDDNTYSRELFEEMRWTRGVSVWPVGLVGGLRFEGPRVQDGRVVGFHTAWEPNRPFPVDMAGFAVALPLLLAKPSARFDAAAPRGHLESSLLSHLVDPKDLEPRAANCTRVLVWHTRTEKPKMKQEEQLQRQGRGSDPAVEV comes from the exons GCCAGCCATGTGACTGCCTCCCTCCCCTGCGGGCAGCAGCAGAGCAGCTCCGACAGAAGGATCTGAGGATTTCCCAGCTGCAAGCCGATCTCCGtcgcccaccccctgcccctgcccagccccctgaACCTGAGGCTCTGCCTACTATCTATGTTGTTACCCCCACCTATGCCAG GCTGGTGCAGAAGGCAGAGCTGGTGCGGCTGTCCCAGACCCTGAGCCTGGTGCCCCGGCTGCACTGGCTGCTGGTGGAGGATGCTGAGGGCCCCACCCCATTGGTCTCAGGGCTGCTGGCTGCCTCTGGCCTCCTCTTCACACATCTGGCGGTCCTCACCCCCAAGGCCCAGCGGCTCCGGGAGGGCGAGCCAGGCTGGGTTCGCCCCCGAGGTGTAGAGCAACGGAACAGAGCCCTGGACTGGCTCCGCAGTGGAGGGGGTGCTGTCGGGGGAGAGAAagacccacccccaccagggACCCGGGGAGTCGTGTATTTTGCTGACGATGACAACACCTACAGCCGGGAGCTCTTTGAGGAG ATGCGCTGGACCCGTGGAGTCTCGGTGTGGCCCGTCGGGCTGGTGGGCGGCCTGCGATTCGAGGGCCCTCGGGTACAGGATGGCCGGGTTGTGGGCTTCCACACGGCGTGGGAGCCCAACAGGCCCTTCCCGGTGGATATGGCGGGATTTGCTGTCGCTCTGCCCTTGCTGTTGGCTAAGCCCAGTGCCCGGTTTGATGCTGCTGCTCCTCGAGGCCACCTGGAGAGCAGCCTCCTCAGCCACCTCGTAGATCCCAAGGACCTGGAGCCCCGCGCTGCCAACTGCACTCGG GTTCTGGTGTGGCACACAAGGACGGAGAAGCCCAAGATGAAGCAGGAGGAGCAGCTACAGCGGCAGGGCCGAGGCTCAGACCCAGCTGTTGAGGTGTAA